The Mytilus trossulus isolate FHL-02 chromosome 3, PNRI_Mtr1.1.1.hap1, whole genome shotgun sequence genome contains a region encoding:
- the LOC134710944 gene encoding uncharacterized protein LOC134710944, whose protein sequence is MERMRGDRPKRSKSPISRKNQRKNVPARRPDPGTEDFIRFVRDFQVNRQPTFTGIQRRAPLPEIGQPLNNVGLNDSGFLDRLNDEYDDSGLEDEILYSNKVSVPRNDRIVKEVLTITRQQTRDNLYSTCKSKINNDSFILSRQRSNLQRTWSLPQSKQHKCARSMKNRQSLKQLPPLFNDEFPARPTAPSPSVTPPLDYSDGSEDQVEFLDLS, encoded by the coding sequence ATGGAAAGGATGAGGGGTGATAGACCAAAAAGATCTAAATCTCCAATTTCAAGGAAAAATCAACGTAAAAATGTTCCTGCAAGAAGACCTGATCCTGGTACAGAAGATTTTATACGATTCGTGCGCGATTTTCAAGTAAATCGTCAACCAACTTTCACTGGAATTCAACGAAGGGCTCCGCTTCCTGAAATTGGACAACCTTTGAACAACGTTGGGCTAAATGATTCTGGATTTTTAGATAGACTTAATGATGAATACGACGATTCTGGTTTAGAAGATGAaattctttattcaaataaagtgtCTGTCCCAAGAAATGATCGAATAGTTAAGGAAGTTTTAACTATAACACGGCAACAAACTAGAGACAATTTATATTCAACTTGTAAATCTAAGATAAACAATGATAGTTTTATACTTTCTAGACAAAGAAGTAATTTACAGAGAACCTGGTCATTGCCTCAATCGAAACAACACAAATGTGCTAGATCTATGAAAAACAGACAGTCTTTAAAACAGTTACCTCCCCTTTTCAACGACGAATTCCCAGCTAGACCGACCGCGCCATCACCATCAGTGACACCACCGCTGGATTATTCCGACGGAAGTGAGGATCAGGTGGAGTTCCTTGATCTCTCTTGA
- the LOC134710947 gene encoding uncharacterized protein LOC134710947, whose amino-acid sequence MASSNATIVSNDSDPEPPRNSSDKVLSRINLSFHESKADQIFRLVQDQEELNKKFTERALHRQDDHCAEGDNSLSDSSFKETEKRLSQRLSVHKQKGGRSKTSMGFHNDKNIINNSSSDEEETKMADEERMINTRINRPKSSYVRRRHLPADDEDESPVDSTAQRRCRSTRPTSRLGKRDVEGSYRECPSRHEGDNRKMVLTETSFNVQAPPATPTNDIIDPVGYDRYAHMKTPVPCVEPDITRERPGISRERTGIIRERTGIIRERTGIRRERTDLRSTNKNSENTNTTNTSFSKAQYEKHARNRQREDTMSEISTRQRHRRQQYGNVRASRPTSENVYLVRQRTEARLLKNGNSTSNMNNRPKSDRVIMTSNGPKPILSIDSNPVNSTTLSYQKNSVQSSQNTTLDYTSSSRPMSRRGGRSSQEVANRPPGVIANRPPLSLMKLPPLDSSVSKRAERTLALTNARETCV is encoded by the coding sequence ATGGCCTCATCGAATGCGACTATTGTTAGTAACGACAGCGATCCAGAACCACCCAGAAATTCTTCAGATAAAGTATTGTCTCGAATCAATTTAAGTTTTCACGAATCAAAAGCAGATCAGATATTCAGACTTGTACAAGACCAAGaggaattaaataaaaagtttaccGAACGCGCCTTACATCGCCAAGACGATCACTGTGCGGAAGGGGATAATAGCTTAAGTGATAGCTCATTTAAAGAGACAGAAAAAAGACTATCACAACGTCTCTCTGTGCATAAACAAAAAGGTGGTAGATCTAAAACTTCTATGGGATttcataatgataaaaatataataaataattcatcatcaGACGAGGAGGAAACAAAAATGGCCGACGAAGAACGAATgataaataccaggattaatCGTCCAAAATCCAGTTACGTCCGACGACGCCATCTACCGGCGGACGATGAAGATGAGAGTCCCGTTGACTCTACTGCACAAAGACGCTGCCGGTCTACAAGACCAACTTCTAGACTAGGAAAACGAGATGTCGAGGGTTCATATCGCGAGTGTCCTAGTCGACATGAAGGCGATAACAGAAAAATGGTGCTAACAGAGACATCATTTAACGTCCAGGCTCCGCCAGCCACGCCTACTAATGACATTATTGACCCTGTAGGGTACGACAGGTATGCTCATATGAAGACACCTGTACCATGTGTTGAACCTGATATAACACGTGAACGACCGGGTATTTCACGTGAACGAACTGGTATAATACGTGAGCGAACTGGTATAATTCGTGAGCGAACTGGTATAAGACGTGAACGAACTGATTTACGAAGCACAAATAAAAACTCTGAAAATACCAATACAACAAACACAAGCTTCAGTAAAGCACAATATGAAAAACATGCCAGAAATCGTCAAAGAGAAGACACAATGTCTGAAATTTCGACCAGACAACGACATCGCAGGCAGCAATATGGTAATGTTCGGGCTAGTCGACCTACTTCTGAAAATGTGTATCTTGTGCGTCAAAGAACGGAAGCGAGGTTACTAAAAAACGGAAATTCTACTTCAAATATGAACAATAGACCGAAGTCAGATAGGGTCATTATGACTTCAAATGGACCAAAGCCTATACTGTCAATTGATTCTAATCCAGTCAATAGTACGACATTAAGTTACCAGAAAAATAGTGTTCAGTCGTCACAAAATACAACATTGGACTATACATCATCCTCACGACCTATGTCTCGACGTGGGGGACGTTCTTCTCAGGAAGTAGCAAATCGGCCTCCAGGGGTAATTGCAAATAGACCTCCTTTAAGTCTTATGAAACTACCGCCTTTAGACTCCTCTGTTAGTAAACGTGCTGAGAGGACACTAGCTTTAACGAATGCACGTGAAACGTGTGTATAA